Proteins encoded by one window of Danaus plexippus chromosome Z, MEX_DaPlex, whole genome shotgun sequence:
- the LOC116777712 gene encoding uncharacterized protein LOC116777712 produces the protein MSSCCTCPGASSSAGNASLPLICLVPRDGTSENKTGPRPTAAKMSAQSDFQLLDEEYIKKHFKLPQRSLYLDPFRRPLITFPMTQEDVRHFNLARKYKINQQILDGFLDPSEAITAPSVFPYAKTEAEKRKEADEDEEIIYILQLPDWEFKCPVHNQSVRTPRFIWHSCKKTKGKSGELKQGGGPLNKPKPWLLSRHTDFDLLSQW, from the exons atgtccag CTGCTGTACCTGCCCCGGTGCCAGCAGTAGTGCAGGCAATGCGAGTCTGCCCCTGATTTGCCTCGTGCCCCGCGATGGAACCTCGGAAAACAAAACGGGGCCCCGCCCTACGGCAGCCAAGATGTCTGCTCAAAGCGACTTTCAACTCCTTGATGaagaatacattaaaaaacactttaaacTACCCCAGCGGTCTCTCTACTTGGATCCATTTag GCGTCCACTGATCACTTTTCCTATGACTCAAGAAGATGTAAGGCACTTTAATTTGGCCCGGAAGTACAAGATCAATCAGCAAATCCTAGATGGTTTCCTCGATCCTAGCGAAGCTATCACTGCGCCTAGTGTATTT CCTTATGCCAAGACGGAGGCTGAGAAGAGAAAAGAGGCTGACGAAGATGAGGAAATCATATACATCTTACAATTGCCTGACTGGGAGTTTAAATGTCCAGTGCACAACCAGTCTGTACGAACGCCAAG GTTCATTTGGCATTCCTGTAAAAAGACAAAAGGTAAAAGCGGGGAATTAAAACAAGGTGGCGGACCGTTGAATAAACCGAAGCCGTGGTTACTCAGCAGACATACAGATTTCGATTTACTCTCACAATGGTAG